Sequence from the Corallococcus sp. EGB genome:
GTGACGGTGCTCGCGGGGCTGCACCGCGTGCTGGCGGCGGTGCACTCGGCGGGCGTGGTGGTGGGGGACTTCAACGACCTGAACGTGCTGACGGTGGGCACGGACGCGTACTTCATCGACGCGGACAGCTTCCAGTTCGGCGCCTTCCTGTGTCCGGTGTTCACGGAGAAGTTCCTCGACCCGCTGCGGGTGGACGCGGGCGCGCAATCGCTGACGCCCGCGCGGCCGGCGACGGTGGAGAGTGATTGGTATGCCTTCGCCGTCACCGTGATGCAGTCGCTGCTGTGCGTGGGGCCGCAGGGGGGCATCCACAAGCCGAAGGCGCAGGCGGCCCGGCTGAACGCGTTGGGGCGGCTGCTCCAGCGCGTCAGCGTGTTCCATCCGGACGTGCAGTACCCCAAGCCCGCGCTGCCGCGCGACACGCTGCCGGACGCGGTGCTGCACCTGTTCCATCAGGTGTTCGTGGAGGACCGGCGCGATGCCTTCCCGCTGCCGCTCCTGGAGGGGCTGCGCTTCACGGTGTGCGCGTCGTGCGGCCTGGAGCATGCGCGGGCCGCGTGTCCCACGTGCCAGCCGCACGCGACGGTGGCGGCCACGCCGGTGTCGGCGGTGCGCGGGCAGGTGACGGCGAAGCGGACGTTCACGACCCGCGGTGTGCTGCTGCACGCGAGCGCGGAGGACGGGGCGGTGCGCTTCGTCTACCACGCGGATGGCGCGTACCGGCGCGAGGACGGCCGCACGGTGATGCGCGGCGACCTGGACCCGTCGCTGCGCTGGGAGGCGCAGGGGGACGTGACGCTGCTGGGGCAGCGGGGGCGCGTGGCGGTGTTCATGCCGGGCCGGGGGCCGGAGTACCTGGGCGTGGAGGTCTGTGACCAGCGGCCGGTGTTCGCGGCCAATGCCAGACACCGGTTCTGGGCGGCGGGCGGCGGGCTGTGGCGGGACGGAGCGCTCGGCGCCGAGCGGTGGGGCGACGTGCTGCAGGGACAGACGCGGCTGTTCGTGGGCCCCCGGTTCGGCCTGGGGTTCCACCGCGCGGCGGGGCTGCGGGGGGCCTTCCTGTTCAACGTGGAGCGCAAGGGGCTGCGGGACGGGCTCTCGCTGCCGTGGCCTTCGGGGCAGCTGCTGGACGCGGAGGCGGTGTTCGACGGGGACACCGTGTGGTTGCTGCTCGCGGAGGAGGCCGGTGGACGCACGGTGCATCACGCGGTGCTGCTGGGGCCGGATGGGGTGGTGCGCGCGAGCGCCCGGGCCGACGCGGGGGACGGTTCGTGGCTGGGGACGCTGCGCGGGAAGTGCGCCGTGGGGGGCGCGCTCTTCTGCGCCACGGACGCGGGACTCGTGCGCGTGGAGCGCCGGCAGGGGCGCCTGGAGTCGGTGCGCGAGTTCCCGGACACGGAGCCGTTCGTGGACGCGGGCCGCGGGCTGCTGCTGTCGCGCGAGGGATTGACGGTGGTGGGGCCTCAGGACCTCACCGTGTTGCGCATGAGCTGAAACACAGACAGGGGGCTGGACATGACGAAGACGAGTGCGAAGGAACTGCCGCTGCCCGGGTTCTACAACTCCAACCACGCGGCGGAGTACGGCTACGGCCCGAACGCCGGGAAGCTCCAGCGTGAGGCCGGGGCGTGGAAGGCGGCGCAGGGCGTGACGGCGGCGGCCACGGACCGCTTCAACCTGCACCTGCTGCTCATCGACGTGCAGAAGGACTTCTGCTTCCCGGACGGCTCGCTGTACGTGGCGGGGCGCAGCGGGCGGGGCGCCATCGACGACAACCGCCGCATCGCGGAGTTCATCTACCGGAACCTGGGGACGCTGACGAACGTCACCGCGACGTTGGACACGCACTTCGCCTATCAAATCTTCTTCCCGTCGTTCTGGGTGGACCAGGACGACCAGCCGCTCCAGCCGTACCGCGAGGTGACCCGCGAGCAGATCGAGCGCGGCCAGGCGAAGCCGAACCCCGCGGTGGCCAAGTGGCTGTGCGGCGGCAACTACCCGTGGCTGCTCAAGCAGGTGAAGTTCTACTGCGAGGAGCTGGAGCGCGCGGGGAAGTACACGCTCTACCTGTGGCCGCCGCACTGCCTGCTGGGCAGCGACGGGCACGCGCTGTCGGGCGTGGTGCAGGAGGCGCGGCTGTTCCACTCGTACGCGCGCGGCGTGCAGTCGTGGGCGGAGGTGAAGGGCGGCAACCCGCTGACGGAGAACTACTCGGTGCTGCGGCCGGAGGTGCTGATGCGGCATGACGGCCAGCCGCTCGCGCAGCGCAACACGCAGTTCCTGAAGACGCTGCTCACGTCGGACGCGGTGGTGATTGGCGGGCAGGCCGCCAGCCACTGCGTGAAGAGCAGCATCGACGACCTCTTGGGGGAGATCGTCGCGCAGGACGCGGCGCTGGCCCGCAAGGTGTACCTGCTGACGGACTGCATGTCGTCGGTGACGGTGCCGGACGGCAAGGGCGGCTTCGCGGCGGACTTCACGCCGCAGGCGGACGCGGCGCTCAAGCGCTTCGCGGACGCGGGCATGCACCTGGTGAAGGCCACGGAGCCGCTCGCGAGCTGGCCGGACCTGCGCCTGGCGTGACGTCTGGCATGGGCACTCACACGACGGGAGGCACGGACATGAGCAAGGCGAACGGGACGGGTGTCACGAAGCTCTTCGAGGACGCGCACGCGGAGGGCATCCTGAGCCCCGCGGGGTTGCAGACGCTCACGGTGGTGGACCTGGGGGCGCAGATCCAAGCAGGCCTGGGCATCCACGTGGACGACGTGCAGGCGAGCGAGGTGGTGCTGGTGACGGTGATGCCGGATGACTCCGGGAGCATCGCGCACTCGGGGCACGAGAAGACGGTATGTGACGGGCACAACCTGGTGCTGGACGCGCTCCTGGCGAGCCAGCAGAAGGACGGCGTGCTGTTCCACACGCGCTACCTGAATGGCCACGTGCTCAATCCCTTCCGGCCGTTGGAGGACGTGGTGCGGATGCACTCCAAGAACTACTCGGCGGACAACGGGACGCCGCTGTACGACCAGGCGGTGGTGCTGCTGGGCACGGTGCTGGCGAAGGCGCAGGAGTTCAGCGGCAACGGGGTGCCGGTGCGCACGGTGACGCTGCTGATCACCGACGGCGCGGACCAGGGCTCGCAGAAGGCGCGGGCGAAGGACGTGGCGGCGCTGGTGAAGGACCTGCACCGGGTGGAGAACCACATCGTCGCGGCGATGGGCATCGACGATGGGGTGACGGACTTCCGGCGCGTGTTCCAGGAGATGGGCATCGCGGACCGGTGGATCCTGACGCCGGGCCAGAGCGCCCAGGAGATCCGCGCCGCGTTCCAGGTGTTCAGCCAGTCCGCCGTGCGCGTCAGCCAGGGCGCGGCCAGCTTCAGCCGCGCGGCGCTGGGGGGCTTCGGGGCCTGACGGGCGTCACGCCCGGAGGAAGCCTCCGAGCAGCTTGCGGACCTCCTCGGGGCGTTCCTCGGCCACCCAGTGGCCGGTGTCCGGGAGGATGTGGGGTTCGACCTGGGTGGCCACCGCACGCGCCTGTGCGGCGAGCGGTCCGCCCAGGGACTTGTCACCCCCAATGACCATCACGGGCATGGGGAGTTTGTTCCGGGCCAGCTCCCGGAAGGCCTTCTTGTCCTGGTCGAACGCCTGGAAGTAGCTCCACGTCGAGTGGAGCCGGCCCGGGGCCGCGTAGGCCTCCGTGTAGGCCTGCCGCTCCGCTTCGTCGACCGCGTGGGGATTGGCGGCGAAGTCGGTCCAGAAATGGTCGAAGTAGACGCGCTCGCGTCCCCGCACCAGCTTCTCCGCGGTGGGGCCGTTGAAGGTGAAGTGCCACACGTCCCGGCTGCGCATGACCTGGTCGGACCAGGGCTCGATGCCCGGCAGGAACGCGTCCAGCAGGGCCAGTCGCTCGACCTCGTTGGGGAACAGGGCGGCGTAGGCGTAGGCGACCATCAGGCCGATGTCGTGGCCCACGACGGAGACCTTGTCGAAGCCGAGCTTCTTCACCAGCGCGCGCATGTCCCGGGCCAGGGTCTCCTTGTCGTAGCCCTGCTCTGGCGCGGCCGAGGCGCCCGCGCCGCGCAGGTCCGGGAGGATCACGGTGTGCTGCTTCGCGAGCCCCGGCGCCAGGCGCCACCACATGAGGTGCGTCTGCGTGTAGCCGTGCAGCAGCAGGACGGGGCGTCCCTCGCCGCCGATGACGAAGTGGATCCGCGTGCCGTTGACGTCCTCGTCGCCTTCGCGGAAGCCCTGAGGGAAGAAGGGCCGGACGGCGCTCGGAGCCTTGGCTGGAGTCGTCGTGGGGTTCGGCTGCTGGCGTGTCATCGGCGCCTCCGCGCGAGAGCGGGTTCACGCCTCAGGGTGTGCACGCCTCGCGTCCGGGAGGTGCCGGGCCGAGCGGGGAGTCCGGCGCTCGGGCTCCTGGGTCCCTCATGCGTCGTGGGGCGGCTTCAGGCGGGACTGGATGAACTCCAGGTACTTCGCGTCGTCGCCGTCGAAGAGCTCCTCGCCGCCACCCATGTAGGCGCGTGCCAGCTCGTCGGCCGCGCGGGCTTCGTCACCCAGTTCGAGGGCGCACTGGCCGAGCCGCAGGTGGATGAAGGGATTGCCGAGCCCTCCCGGTGAGCGGACGGCTTCGCGGAAGTGCTCGCGGCAGTCCTCGAAGCGCTCGAGCTGGAAGTACATGTCGCCGATGGCGGCGCGCACCCAGGTGTTCTGCTGGTGGGCGTGGGTGGGGGCGGGAATCAAGGCGAGGGCGGCCTTGAAGTGTTTCAGGGCCTGCTCGAAGTCGTCCTCGCCCGCGGCGGCGTCTCCCTGGGCGCAGAGGTCGGTGATGCGTTCGTGGGTTTCATCCGAGATTGACGACATCGTTGCTCCGGGGACCGGGGAGACATTCGCGGTCCTCGGAGCACTCTACCGAGTCGCAGGCGGGGACGTCTTCGTCACGGGAGGAGGGGGCGCCCCTTGTGAGGGCTCCGCCAGGAACACCTCCGCCGCTCCGGGTTGCCCGCGTGCCTGCGCTTCCATCCGGTGGAACGCCGTGAGCGTCCGCGCCAGGCCCTCCACGCCTCCGAACTGGAAGCCCAGCTGCGTGCCGTAACGGATGCAGCCCTCCACCTTCTTCGGCAGGTATTCCGTGATGTCCACCGTCAAGGGACGCAGGCCCTGGGGCACGGCGGCGTCCGGATGCGCCCTCGGCTGCCTTACGGCGTAGGGCGTGTCCCGGTAATAGAGGATCCGGTTCGAGGGGATGCCCAGCCCCTTCACCGCCCGCACCACCTGCACGTGGTCCACGTGATGCCCCAGCGCCTGGGGCACGAAGACCCGGTCCGGCTTCAGGTCCCACAGCACCGGCTTCAGACACGCCGCCACCCTGGCCTCGATGGTGTCGTCCGCTCTCGGCGGCTGGAACAGGGCCTCCGGGCTCGCGTAGCCCCGGTGCGGCGCTTCCTCCAGGTCTCCCCACCTCACGTGGTCCACGCCCATGCAGGCCGCGAAGGCGCGGTCCTCGTCCCGTCGCAGGGCCATGTAGTCCACCTCCGGTCCCAAGCCCTTCGACGTCTGGCATTGCAGCGCGAAGCCCTTCGGCTCCGGCACGGAGCGCGTGAAGACGGTGACGAGCGCCACCGTCCACCGCTTCGCCTTCAGCGCCGCCAACGTGCCGCCACAGGAGAAGGCCACGTCGTCCAGGTGCGGTGACACGAACAGGGCCGTGCTCATAACAGGTGCGGCGCGGCCCGGAACCGGCACGTGTGGTCCGCGCGCTCCTCCGTCATCGCCGGGTCGTACAGGTGCGTCCATCCCGTGTCCGGCCGCGTGCCCGTCAGCTCCGCGTACACGCCCTGGATCCTCCGCCCCACCGACTGCCACGAGTACAGCTCCCGCACCTCGCGCAGCGCCGTGGCCGCCAGGCGCTGGCGCAGCGGCGCGTCGTCCATCAGGCGGCCCATCGCCTCCGCCAGCGCGACGCTGTCCTTCGGCGGCACCAGCAGCGCGTCCCTCCCGTCCTCCAGGCAGTCCACCACTCCCACCGCCCGCGTCGACACGATGGGCAGCCCGGACGCCATCGCCTCCAGCAGCGTGTTGGAGAACCCTTCGGAGTACGTGGGTGACACGAACAGGTCCCCGCTCCGGTACAGGTCCGGCGCCTCCGCGTAGGAGGACACGCCCGTCAGCTCCACCACGTCCTGGAGCCCGCCCTCTTCCACCCGCGCGCGCACGGCGGCCACGTCCGGCCCAATCCCAGACACCCGCAGCTTGAACCTCCGCCCGTCCGCCACCAGTCGCCGGGCCGCGTCCAGCAGCTCCATCACGCCTTTCCGCGCGTCCACCCGGCCGTGGTACAGCCACACCGGCGGGTCCCGCGGCTGCCCCAGCGCCGACTCATTCCGGGGATGGAAGCGCTGCGTGTCCGTGGCGCCGGGGACGATGGTGAACCGCTCCAGCGGCGTCCCGTGGTGCCCGCGCACCTCCTCGGCGAAGGACCTGCTCCCAATCAGCAGCGCCCCCGCGTGGCCCAGCACCGCGAGCATCGCCTGCTTGTGCGTCCCGCAGCACGTGCCCACCCAGTGCCCGTCCCCTCCCTGGATGGAGACGACGTTGGGCAACCCCAGGCGCCGGGCCGCCTCCAGCGCCGCCAGGCCGCAGGGGTAGCCATACTGCGCATGGATGAGGTCGAACGGCCGGCGCCGGTGCTCGCGGACCACCGTGTCCACCATCACCTCCAGGTCCTGCTCGAAGCTCGCGGGCTGGCCCTGGTTGATGCGCTGCTCTCCGAGCGACTCGCAGCCCAGCACCTGCGCGCCCGGAATCCCCGGCGGCGGTCCGCCCCCGTACACCGCCATGCCCGCGGGGTCGTTGCGGTACTGGCTCACCATCGTCACGTCATGTCCGCTGGCCACCAGCTCCCGCACCAGGTTCAGCGCATAGACGCTCATCCCCGAGATGGCCGGGAAGAAGCGCCGGGAGATGAAGCAGATCCGCAGCCGGTTCACGCTGTTCATGCCGCCACCTCCGCGCCCGTCGGCAGGCGCGCCCTCAGCCACTCCAGCGCCTGGGGCACCATGTCGTGCGCCCGGTGCGCGTCCCGGGACAGCTCCACGCACACCAGCCGCCCATAGCCCGCGCGCGTCAGCTCGCGCAGGACCGACGGCACGTCCACGTCCCCTTCGCCAAACGGCAGGTGCTCATGCACGCCGCGCTTCATGTCCTCCAGCGCCACCGTGCCCAGCACCGGCGCGAACTCGCGCACCGCCTCCGCGGGCGTCCGCTCCTGCGTCACCAGCAGGTGTCCCACGTCCAATGCCAGACGCACTCCGGGCACCCGCGCGTGCAGTCGCCGCCAGCCGTCCACCGTCTCCACCAGCATCCCCGGCTCGGGCTCCACCGCCAGCACCACGCCGCGCGCCGCCGCGTACTCCGCCAGCCGCGCCACCCCTTCCTCGAGCCACGGCCACGCGAGCGCCTCCGTCACGCCCGGAAGGGGCACGCCCGCCCAGAAGGACACCGCCTCTCCCCGGCACGTCCCGCACACGTCCACCGCGCGCTTCAGGAACTCCAGCCGTCGCGCACGTCCTTCCGCGTCCGGCGTGATGAGCGTGGGCTCGTGCTTCCGGCGTGGATCCAGCAGGAAGCGCGCCCCCGTCTCCACCACCAGCCCCAGGCCCAGCCGCTCCAGCCGCGTGGCCAGCTGCTCCGTGCGCTGCCCGAAGTCCGGAGCGAACGGGTCGAAGTGATGGTGGTCCAGCGTCAGGGCCACTCCGTCATAGCCGCTGTCCGCGATGAGGCTCAGCGCGTCCTCGAAGCGGTGATGGGACACGCCGTTGGTGTTGTAGGCGAAGCGCAGGGCCATGACTCATTGCCCCCCGAAGCGGCGGCTCGAGAGCACCGCCGGCACCGCGTGCCGGTCCGGCTCCCGGTAGAGCGCGTACAGCCGCCCCACGCGCGCCTCCGCCAGCCGCACGTTGAACCAGGCCGGACCGCCCAGCCGCAGCTCGGCCTCCGGCGTCAGCCGCACCGGCTCGGCTCCCGGCGGCGGCGCTCCCAGGCCCACCAGCGGATCCCTCCGCTCCAGCAGCCGCGCCACGTTGCGCTCGCCCACGCGGTTGTACGTCATCGTCTCCACCTCCAGGCCCGGCACCAGCGCCTTCACCACGTGCACCTGCCGCCCCGGCGGCGACAGGTCCGCGACCAGGATGTCGAGGCCCGACGCGTGCAGCTGCCGCACCACGTGGTCGCACCGCAGGGACGGGTCCTCCAGCGCGGGCGCGCGAGGGAGGTCCTCGAAGCGCACCTTCTGGCGGACCATCAGCGTGCACGCGGTCAGCTCGCTCAGCTCGGGGGCCGACAGCCGCGCCCACTCCACCATCGCGTTCAGCGCGCGCGGCTCCTCGGCCTCCAGGTCCACCATGGGCACGAAGCGGTCCATGTATTCCTGGGGCGCGACGCGGGCCACCTCGCTGAGCGGTCCGTGCATGAACGCCTTGCGCGCGCGCGAGCAGGCGTACTCCAGCAGCGCCTTGCGCAGCGCCCGGTCGCGGTCCGGGTCGGCCGCCTCGCCGCAGGCCGTCACCATCAGCGGCTGGTTCCCCACGGACACGTCCCGGCCCACGACGTACAGGTTCACCAGGCCGAAGTCCGTGCAGGCCAGCTTCGCCATCACCTCCACGCCCGCGCGCCGGTAGCGCTCCAGCAGCTCGCGCACGTCCGGCGGCAGGTCCGCGCCCTCCAGGTCCAGCGCCACGCCCTGGTCCATGGCGCGGTACACCAGCCCGTTGCCGTCGCGCTGGAGGAGCTCCAGCAGGCCGTGCGCCAGCGCCTGGGGCCGTGTCAGCCCCGCGCCCTGGCCGTTGGTGATGGGCGTGATGAGCGGAGCGCGCCCCTGCAACTGCCCGGGATGGATGGCGACGTACTCCTCCGGCACCAGCACCCGCTCGCCCGTGGACAGCCGCTGCATCTCCACCCAGATGAGCGGCATTTCCGGCTGATACGGACTGCCCGCGGGCAGCCCCAGCGTGAGCGGATCCGCCACCGCCGTGGGGCCTCGCGCGCGCACCAGCGCCGCGTAGCTCCCGTGCACGCGGGGCATGCGCCGCATGGCGAGCTCGCTGAAGGTCTCCTCCACCAGCTCGCCCAGCGCGCCCACCTGCGCCTCCTCCTCCGTGCGGCCATAGCCGTTGCCGTGCAGCACCGCGCCCGCGTCGTTCCCCAGGCGAAGGCTGGCGGAGGCCACCGGAATCCCCAGCCGGTCGATGGGGTCGATGCGGAACAGCTGAAGGGCGCCGGTGGACATGGCGCGGTGATAGGCATCGAGGGCTCGGGCAACGCTCATGACAGCTCCTCCAGGGGAAGGGGACGGGTGTGCGGCATGCCCGCGAGCAGCCGGTCGAACAGCGCCAGCGCGTGCTCGCGGGTGACGCCGCGCGCGAACTCGAACGGGGTGAAGACGTTCTCGAACGGGAGCGCTTCGAGCACCGCGCGGTAGCGGCGCAGCTCGCCGTGGCTCAGCGGAATCGCGTAGTGGAAGCCCTTGTGGCACGACAGCGCCGTGGGCCTGCCTCGCGCGTCCAGGTCCACCTTCAGCGCGTCTCCGCAGAACAGCGAGCGGGTCCGCGCGTCGTACAGCACCATGTGGCCCTCGTAGTGGCCCCCCACGCAGTGCAGCGTCAGGTCCGGCGCCAGTGCATGTTCGTCATCCACCGGCCAGCGCACCTGGAAGGCCTTGCTGTAGGGCACCGCCTCCCGGTGCAGCACGAGCAGCGGGTCGAAGTGCTCCTGCAACTGCCACAGCGCCCCGAAGCCGTGCGGGTGCGACGCCGACAGCACGTGGAGGCCGCCCATCACCTCGATGAACTCCAGCGCGGGCCGCGAGTACCAGGGCGCGCCCTCGAAGCCCACGTTGCCTTCGGGCCTGCGCAGCAGCCACCCCGTGGAGCCCAGGCCGAAGGGCGGCGTGCAGGTGAAGCCCCAGATGCCGGGCAGCGCCTCATGCCAGCGCGTCCCGAGCCGCTCCGACACCTGGCCCGCGGACTGGAACTCCCAGCCCTCGCGCGGCAGCGCGTTGCGCACGTCCAGGCAGGTGGGGCACCCCATGGGCTTCTCCCGGGGGAAGCCCGGCTGCCACGTGCCGCAGTGGGTGCAGGCGTAGCGGGTCAGTGGCATGGCGGAAACGCCCTTCCGTCCCGCGTCGCCTGCGACAGCAGCCCCACGAGCCGCACGTCACGCTCGGGCGCGTAGGGCTGCGGACGGCCCTCCAGCACGCACGCGGAGAAGGACTCCACCTGATGGAGGAAGGGGCTCGGGTCCTCCTCCGGCGGGAGGATGATCCGCGTCTCCCCGCCCGTCTTCGCGTCGGTGAGGGTCAGGGTGCCGCCGGGCGTCTGCCCCATTGTCTTGTACGCCAGCGCGCGCGCCTTCGTGCCGATGAGCTCCAGCGTGCGCCGGGGGTACGTGTCCGGGCAGTTGTAGGCCACCTGCAACAGGCCCAGCGTGCCGCTCTTGAACTGGCCCATCAGCACCGCGCCGTCATCCACGGCGTAGGTGTGCACGCGCCGCTGCGTCAGGGCGCTGAGTGACGCCCACTCGTCGCCCAGCACCACCTCCAGCAGGTCCAGGCCGTGCGGCGCCAGGTCGATCATCGCGCCACCGCCGGCCTGCTCCGGGTCGATGCGCCAGTTGTCCGGCGCCCAGTCCTCGGGCAGCCAGCAGGCGTAGTGGATGCGCGCCTGGGTGATGGTGCCCAGCGCGCCCTCCTTCACCAGCGTGCGCAGCCGCCGGTGCGCCGCGTGGTGGCGCTGGTCGAACGCGGTGGCGTAGTGCACGCCCGCGCGCTGGCACGCGGACACCATGCGCAGGCCGTCGCGCGCCGTGATGGCCATGGGCTTCTCACACAGCACGTGCTTGCCCGCCGCCGCGCAGGCCTCGGTCATCGCCACGTGCAGGTGATTGGGCGTGGCGATGTAGACGGCCTGCACGTCCTTGTCCGCCAGCACCGACCCCAGCGCGGTGTAGCGATTCACGCCGTCCGCGCGGATGCGCATCAACGCCTCGGCGCTCACGTCGCACAGCGCCACCAGCCGCGCGTTGCTCGCGCCCTGGAGCGCGGGGATGACGTAGTCCCGCGCCACCCAGCCACAGCCCACCACCGCCCAGCCCAGGCTTCGGGTCCCCGGCTTCGCCTCGAACATGATCACCGCCTCCGCAAAGAAGGTTCAGGAACCGCCGCCCGCTCAGGGCCACACCGCCGCTTCGCGCAGGACGTCGTTGCCGAAGGTCTGGAGCGGCCCGGGGTGGATGAGCTCCAGGTCCTCCATGGCCTGGCGCAGGGTGAAGCCCGCCGCGCGGGCGTGCGCCTCCAGCTCCAGCACCCGGTCCAGCGCGTCCGCGGCGTTGAAGGCGCGCGCCTCCGCCGAGTCCACGTTGCCGGTGAGCGTCAGCGCCTGCCGCACGACGCCCGCCAGCCGCTCCGGCAGCGCGGCCAGGGCCTCCTCCGTGAGGCGCTTCATGGCGGGCTCCAGCAGGTCGCCCAGCAGCGCCTCTCCGCCGTAGCCCGCGTCCGGCAGCGCCGCGTTGAAGAGGTGATGCGAGAGCCCCGCCACGAAGGGCAGGGCCGCAGACGCGCCGAAGCGCGGCGCGACGAGCACCGCGCCCACCGCCACCGCGTAGCAGTGGTCCGCGTGGCCCTCCTGCGGCGAGACGAGGATGCGCGGCCGGCCGGGGAACGTGGCCCCGGCGCGGGGCTGGCGCACCAGCCGCTCCACGAACCACGGCGGTGGCGCGTGACATGCCTCCTCCGGCGTCTGGGCGAGCGCCACGGACAGCCGCTCCTTCAGGCGGGCATCCAGCGGCGCGGCCACCGCCTCCAGGCCCCGGTGCAGCACCCGCGCCGCGTCCAGCGGGGACAGCCCCGCCCGCTGGAGGACGTCCATGTCCAGGCCGCCCAGCCGCACCGCCGCCACCGCGCGCGCCGTCTCCTGTAGCGCCACGGTGCGCGGAGCCATGCCGGAGGCCAGCGAGGCCCACGCGCGGCGGAAGCCGTGCGCCGCCAGGCCGTCCGGGTGGTCCGGGGTGCGGATGCGCTTGAGGTCCATCAGCTCCGACAGGAGCGGACGGAGCTCCGCCAGACGGCCGGCGGCCGCCGTGTCATGCGCGGGTGCGTTCATGGCGCTCAGCCCCTGATGCGTTCCGGGAGGCGCTCCACCTGCTGCGCGCGGCCCCTGGAGAGCCACGCCATCAGGCGGCGCTGCTGCTCGGGCATGGCGTGCTCCACGGGCTGGCCGTCCTGCGACATGGGGGCCTTGAAGAAGCCGCCCAGCGCGTCGATGACGCCGCACTCTCCCCGGCGCTTCGCCAGGTCCAGCGTGCGCGCGAGCTCCACGACGAGCGGCGCGGCGAGGATGGAGTCCTTGCAGAGGAAGTTGAGCTTCAGCTGCATGGGCTGCCCGAGGAAGCCCGTCACGTCGATGTTGTCCCAGGCCTCCTTGTTGTCCCCGCGCGGGCGGTAGTACTGGATGGAGACGACGTGGTCCTGGACCTTGTAGCCGAGGATGCTGTCCAGGGCGGCGCCCTTGGTGTCGAGCTTGTTCTGCCGCGACGCCGGGTCGTTGAGGGCCTCCCCGTCGCGGTTGCCCAGGATGTTGGTGGAGTACCAGCCGTCCACGTGCAGCGCGCGGTCGCGCAGCGCGGGCGCGAGCACCGTCTTGAGCAGCGTCTGCCCCGTCTTGCCGTCCTTGCCGGCGACGGGCGCGCCGGTGCGCTTCGCGAGCATGAGCAACGCGGGCACGTCCGCGGCGACGCTGGGCGTGAAGTTGGCGAACGGGATGCCGTCCCCGATGGCCGCGTACGCATAGAGCATCGCGGGGCCGATGTCCGGGTGGTTCGCGTCCAGGGCCTTCTCGAAGGACTCCGGCGTGGCGAACTCCGGGCGGGTGAGGTCCACGGCCTTCTCCGTGGAGGCCAGGTTCACCACCACCACGCGGTCCAGCTGCTCGGCCTGCTTGAAGCGGGTGAGGTCCTCGCGGATGGCGCGCACCTGTTCGCGCAGCGTGTTCGCGTTCTTCGTCGCGGTGCCGACGACGTTCTTGCAGAACCTCGCGTTGGAGGCCGCGGGCCACGGCCGCATGCGGCCCAGCGTGGGCGCCACCGCCTCCAGCTGCGCCTCCGTCAGCACCGCGTGGTTGCGCGCCGCGCGCGCCAGGTCATCCTCGAAGAGGTCCCAGCCGCCGAACGTCAGCGCGCCGTACTCCACCAGCCCCATGCCCTTCGCGTCGGCCAGGGGCAGGCCGCGCGTGTCCACCCGTCCCCGCCGCAAGAGCTCCATGCCCGCGACCGCCGTGGTCGCCACCGCGCCGCCCAAGCCCACCACCGCCACGCCCAGCCGCTCATCGCCCGCCATGTGTGAAGCCCCTCCCCAACCGTTGTGCCCCGTGCCCTCGCGGCGACACTCCGGTGGCTCCCCGAGGCGACAGGAGCCCCGGGGCTTGGGGGCGCTTGCCGCGCCCACTCGCTGCGAGAGTTTCGGGAAAGTCGCCACATGGCCGGGGGCTTTCAACTCAGCCCCTGGCCGGTGCGGACTGTCCGCTGGTGGAGGCGGGGCTCAGACGTGGCGCAGCTTCCAGCCGC
This genomic interval carries:
- a CDS encoding nicotinamidase; amino-acid sequence: MTKTSAKELPLPGFYNSNHAAEYGYGPNAGKLQREAGAWKAAQGVTAAATDRFNLHLLLIDVQKDFCFPDGSLYVAGRSGRGAIDDNRRIAEFIYRNLGTLTNVTATLDTHFAYQIFFPSFWVDQDDQPLQPYREVTREQIERGQAKPNPAVAKWLCGGNYPWLLKQVKFYCEELERAGKYTLYLWPPHCLLGSDGHALSGVVQEARLFHSYARGVQSWAEVKGGNPLTENYSVLRPEVLMRHDGQPLAQRNTQFLKTLLTSDAVVIGGQAASHCVKSSIDDLLGEIVAQDAALARKVYLLTDCMSSVTVPDGKGGFAADFTPQADAALKRFADAGMHLVKATEPLASWPDLRLA
- a CDS encoding alpha/beta fold hydrolase, whose translation is MTRQQPNPTTTPAKAPSAVRPFFPQGFREGDEDVNGTRIHFVIGGEGRPVLLLHGYTQTHLMWWRLAPGLAKQHTVILPDLRGAGASAAPEQGYDKETLARDMRALVKKLGFDKVSVVGHDIGLMVAYAYAALFPNEVERLALLDAFLPGIEPWSDQVMRSRDVWHFTFNGPTAEKLVRGRERVYFDHFWTDFAANPHAVDEAERQAYTEAYAAPGRLHSTWSYFQAFDQDKKAFRELARNKLPMPVMVIGGDKSLGGPLAAQARAVATQVEPHILPDTGHWVAEERPEEVRKLLGGFLRA
- a CDS encoding lipopolysaccharide assembly protein LapB, producing MSSISDETHERITDLCAQGDAAAGEDDFEQALKHFKAALALIPAPTHAHQQNTWVRAAIGDMYFQLERFEDCREHFREAVRSPGGLGNPFIHLRLGQCALELGDEARAADELARAYMGGGEELFDGDDAKYLEFIQSRLKPPHDA
- a CDS encoding PIG-L deacetylase family protein; its protein translation is MSTALFVSPHLDDVAFSCGGTLAALKAKRWTVALVTVFTRSVPEPKGFALQCQTSKGLGPEVDYMALRRDEDRAFAACMGVDHVRWGDLEEAPHRGYASPEALFQPPRADDTIEARVAACLKPVLWDLKPDRVFVPQALGHHVDHVQVVRAVKGLGIPSNRILYYRDTPYAVRQPRAHPDAAVPQGLRPLTVDITEYLPKKVEGCIRYGTQLGFQFGGVEGLARTLTAFHRMEAQARGQPGAAEVFLAEPSQGAPPPPVTKTSPPATR
- a CDS encoding glycosyltransferase family 4 protein; this translates as MNSVNRLRICFISRRFFPAISGMSVYALNLVRELVASGHDVTMVSQYRNDPAGMAVYGGGPPPGIPGAQVLGCESLGEQRINQGQPASFEQDLEVMVDTVVREHRRRPFDLIHAQYGYPCGLAALEAARRLGLPNVVSIQGGDGHWVGTCCGTHKQAMLAVLGHAGALLIGSRSFAEEVRGHHGTPLERFTIVPGATDTQRFHPRNESALGQPRDPPVWLYHGRVDARKGVMELLDAARRLVADGRRFKLRVSGIGPDVAAVRARVEEGGLQDVVELTGVSSYAEAPDLYRSGDLFVSPTYSEGFSNTLLEAMASGLPIVSTRAVGVVDCLEDGRDALLVPPKDSVALAEAMGRLMDDAPLRQRLAATALREVRELYSWQSVGRRIQGVYAELTGTRPDTGWTHLYDPAMTEERADHTCRFRAAPHLL
- a CDS encoding sugar phosphate isomerase/epimerase yields the protein MALRFAYNTNGVSHHRFEDALSLIADSGYDGVALTLDHHHFDPFAPDFGQRTEQLATRLERLGLGLVVETGARFLLDPRRKHEPTLITPDAEGRARRLEFLKRAVDVCGTCRGEAVSFWAGVPLPGVTEALAWPWLEEGVARLAEYAAARGVVLAVEPEPGMLVETVDGWRRLHARVPGVRLALDVGHLLVTQERTPAEAVREFAPVLGTVALEDMKRGVHEHLPFGEGDVDVPSVLRELTRAGYGRLVCVELSRDAHRAHDMVPQALEWLRARLPTGAEVAA